In Streptomyces paludis, the genomic stretch TCGTACGGGACGTCCTGGCGCTGCCCGCCGACTGGGACCCGATGGGCGCGGTCGCGGTGGGGCACGCGGCGACGGCACCGGCCGCGCGGCCGGCCCGGACGCCGGAGGGCTTTATCGAGGTGCGCTGAGGATCTGTTGCACTTGGCCCTACAGGCGCGCGATGTTCCGGATCTCCATCCGGGGCGCGCGCCGGGCCGGGACCCGGCCGCTGAGCAGGATCAGCCGGACGGCGCGGTGGCGCTGGCCCTCGTACGGGGCGAGCAGTTCCAGCATCGCCGCGTCGTCCGCGTCCCGGTCGTCCGCGAGCGCGTGCCCGACGATGCCGGGCAGATGCAGATCGCCGACGGTGACGGCGTCGGGCGCGCCGTTCGAACGCTGGATCACCTCGGCGGCCGTCCACGGCCCGATCCCCGGGATCAGCTCCAGCCGGGCGGCGGCCTCCGCCGGCGCCATCGCCGCCGCCTCCTCCATCCGGCGCGCGACCCGCACGGCACGCAGGATCGTCGCGGACCGCTTGGCGTCGACCCCGGCCTTGTGCCACTCCCACGACGGGACGAGCGCCCATGTGCGGGCGTCGGGCACGACGTACAGGCGCGTGTGCTCGTCCTCGTTGCCTTCCCCGCCGGGGCCGGGCGCGGGCTCGCCGTACTTCCGTACCAGCAGCCGCCAGGCGCGGTACGCCTCGACCGTCGTGACCTTCTGCTCCAGCACCGACGGAATCAGCGACTCCAGTACGAGCCCGGTCCGGCAGAGCCGCAGCCCCGGCCGACGCCGCTGGGCCTCCGCGAGGACGCGGTGGCGCGGGGTGAAGGCGCCGGGGTCGTCGTCGGCGCCGAGCAGTCCGGGCAGCCGCTCCAGCAGCCACCCGGCCCCCGGCCCCCACGCCTCGGCCACCACATCGCGCCCGTCCCGGCCGACGCGCACCGTCCCGGCGCCCTCGGGCGTCCGGCACGTCCGCCACACCGTCCCGTCCCCACCGGCCCGGAACGTCGGATCCCCCGGCCCCCGCCGCAACGGCCCGAGCACAAGACCGAGGTCGTACGGCCCCTCCGGCGGCGTCCACCGCCGACTCAGCCCCGAGGCACGCAGAGTCGCGCTGCGCGCTGGTGCGTGGGGTCTGTCAGGGGAGAAGCGTCCGGCCACGAGGTCGAGCGTAAGGGGTCCGGGCCCAGCCCAAGACGTCTGGGCGTCGGCCGACCACGACCGGAGGGGGCCGGGGTCGCAGGAGGTGACGTCCCCGGATGTAGAGCGTGATTTGTGCCGCTGAACGGTCCGCAGTCAAAGAACCCAGCCGCACGCGGCGTAAATCATGCATCCGGGGATGCGCCTCCGGAGTGCCCCGGCCCCCGGCACAAAACGAACCGGCCGCACCCCCAAACCGGCCCGCACTACGCCCCCCGCCGGGAGGCGACCCCCCGGTTACTGATCCGCGGAGAATCTCACCGCGCCCGCGCCCAGTACCGCGTCGCACCAGACCCGGACCCCCTCGCGCAGTTCGTTGTCCGGCCCCACGATCGCGCCGTCGCCGATCACCGCGTCCGTGACCACCGTGCGGGCGCCGACGTGGGCGTGGTTGCCGATCAGTGAGTTGGTGATCGTGGCGTTGGGGGCGATGGTCGCGCCGTCGAGGATCACGCTGCCCGCGACCCGGGCGCCCGCGCCGATGACCGCGCCCGCGCCGACGACCGTGCCCGCCGTGAGTTTGGCGTCGGGGGCGACCGTGGCGGTCGGGAGGGTGAGGCGGTCGCCGCAGCGGCCGGGGACCGCCGGGGACGGGGCGCGGCCCAGGACCAGATCGGCGGAGCCGCGGACGAACGCGGCCGGGGTGCCGAGGTCGAGCCAGTACGTGGAGTCGACCATGCCCTGGAGGTGCGCGCCGGCCGCAAGGAGGCCGGGGAAGGTTTCCCGTTCGACCGATACCGGCCGCCCCGCCGGTATCGCGTCGATCACGGAGCGCCGGAACACATACGCCCCCGCGTTGATCTGGTCGGTGACGATCTCCTCCGGGGTCTGGGGCTTTTCGAGGAAGGCCGTCACGCGGCCGTCCGTGTCGGTCGGCACGAGGCCGAACGCGCGGGGGTCAGGGACGCGGGTCAGGTGCAGTGAGACATCCGCGCCGGAGGCCGCGTGGGTGGCGACGAGGGCGCGGATGTCGAGGCCGGTGAGGATGTCGCCGTTGAAGACGAGTACGGGGTCGTCGGGCCCGGCGCGCAGCCGCGACGCGACATTGCGCAGCGCGCCGCCCGTGCCGAGGGGCTCGCGCTCGGTCACGTACTCCAGGCTCAGGCCGAGCGACGAGCCGTCACCGAAGTACGGTTCGAACACCTCCGCGAGGTACGACGTGGCGAGCACGATGTGCTCGACGCCCGCCGCGCGGGCCCGCGCCAGCTGGTGGGTGAGGAACGGCACGCCCGCCGCCGGGAGCATGGGCTTGGGTGTGTGCACCGTGACGGGGCGCAGTCTGGTGCCTTTGCCGCCGACCAGGAGGATCGCTTCTGTCAACGTGTGGTCTCCGCTTCTCGGTGATCGCGTTCTCGTGGGCCGCGTCTACGTACGTATATCCATACATGCGCGGGTACCCGGAACCGACCAGTCCGTGCGGACCGGGTCAGCGCCCCTGGTATCCGGCCGCCTTCGTCCGTACCGTGCCGAGCTTCTCGTAGAGGTGGGCACCTGGGCATTCGGTGGCGAATCCGTCCCGGTGGCCGGAGATGGTGTGCAGGGTGACGCGGGTCCCCTTGCCGTACTTTCCGCTGCCGCCGGAGGTCAGGGTGACCTTGCCGCCGGGGTTGACGCCGTGCAGTCCGAGCTTCCAGGCGGTGAGCTGGGCGAGTGCGGTGACCGCCGCCGCGGGCGGGTTCGTACCGGTGTACGTTCCGAGGACGGCGATGCCCGTGGAGTTCGTGTTGAAACCGAGGGTGTGGGCGCCCAGCACGGGCTTGGCCACTCCTCCGGCGCGCCCTTCGTAGATGTTTCCGCACTTGTCGACGGCGAAGTTGTAGCCGAAGTCGCG encodes the following:
- a CDS encoding DNA-3-methyladenine glycosylase family protein encodes the protein MAGRFSPDRPHAPARSATLRASGLSRRWTPPEGPYDLGLVLGPLRRGPGDPTFRAGGDGTVWRTCRTPEGAGTVRVGRDGRDVVAEAWGPGAGWLLERLPGLLGADDDPGAFTPRHRVLAEAQRRRPGLRLCRTGLVLESLIPSVLEQKVTTVEAYRAWRLLVRKYGEPAPGPGGEGNEDEHTRLYVVPDARTWALVPSWEWHKAGVDAKRSATILRAVRVARRMEEAAAMAPAEAAARLELIPGIGPWTAAEVIQRSNGAPDAVTVGDLHLPGIVGHALADDRDADDAAMLELLAPYEGQRHRAVRLILLSGRVPARRAPRMEIRNIARL
- the manB gene encoding mannose-1-phosphate guanylyltransferase; this encodes MTEAILLVGGKGTRLRPVTVHTPKPMLPAAGVPFLTHQLARARAAGVEHIVLATSYLAEVFEPYFGDGSSLGLSLEYVTEREPLGTGGALRNVASRLRAGPDDPVLVFNGDILTGLDIRALVATHAASGADVSLHLTRVPDPRAFGLVPTDTDGRVTAFLEKPQTPEEIVTDQINAGAYVFRRSVIDAIPAGRPVSVERETFPGLLAAGAHLQGMVDSTYWLDLGTPAAFVRGSADLVLGRAPSPAVPGRCGDRLTLPTATVAPDAKLTAGTVVGAGAVIGAGARVAGSVILDGATIAPNATITNSLIGNHAHVGARTVVTDAVIGDGAIVGPDNELREGVRVWCDAVLGAGAVRFSADQ